In Mangifera indica cultivar Alphonso unplaced genomic scaffold, CATAS_Mindica_2.1 Un_0005, whole genome shotgun sequence, a single window of DNA contains:
- the LOC123205445 gene encoding alkane hydroxylase MAH1-like, producing the protein MLLLLPYLYCVILAFIFSIYLKFYRKSNKLVLRHLPIFGFLPEGLFDFHLFHDKLSKTLRNRKGTILINYWLLPNNFLLTSDPANVHYMLTTNFSRYPKGSEWQKRFDVFGHGFFNSDNEEWMLQRKAVRRFLTHTKFHRLTAKIVPEIIEKGVIPVFEHACQNDLAVDLQDLLKRYTFDYATIIATGCNPKSLSIGMPEISLSKAFDDACETIFFRHIVPETLWKLQRLLRIGKERKYRNGWKVIDEFYHNILIKQDEESFNLLNFYMNRNDISQPRENDEEVMRDNVISVIFASEDTTSTALTWFFWLVSQNPEAISKIREEIKVNATPKDANKGAEDRPLLFNFDELSKLVYLHAALCESLRLFPSIPYETRTPTQQDKLPSGHRVNEKTIVIICTYAIGRMETVWGEDCCEFKPERWITDEGGIKHEPSHKFFAFNTRPRICPGKEIAFVVMKAIAAAIIFNYDIQVLENSPVIPSLSISLRMKHGLMVKINRKSY; encoded by the coding sequence ATGCTTTTACTTCTACCCTACCTTTATTGCGTGATCTTGGcctttattttctctatttatctaaaattttacagAAAGAGCAACAAGCTGGTCCTCCGCCACTTGCCCATCTTCGGATTTTTGCCAGAAGGGCTTTTTGATTTCCACCTCTTCCATGACAAACTCAGCAAAACTTTGAGGAATAGAAAGGGCACGATTCTCATCAATTACTGGCTTTTGCCAAACAATTTCTTACTCACCAGTGATCCAGCCAATGTTCACTACATGCTCACCACAAACTTCTCAAGATATCCCAAAGGCTCTGAATGGCAAAAGAGATTCGATGTTTTTGGCCATGGCTTTTTCAATTCTGATAATGAAGAATGGATGCTACAAAGAAAAGCTGTCCGGCGATTCTTGACTCACACAAAATTTCATCGACTGACTGCAAAAATCGTCCCGGAAATTATTGAGAAAGGAGTCATCCCAGTTTTTGAGCACGCCTGTCAAAATGATTTAGCAGTGGATTTGCAGGATTTGTTGAAAAGGTATACATTTGATTACGCGACAATTATCGCCACTGGATGTAACCCGAAATCTCTCTCTATTGGAATGCCGGAAATTTCACTTTCAAAGGCGTTCGATGATGCGTGTGAAACGATATTTTTTAGGCATATTGTGCCGGAAACGCTGTGGAAGTTGCAAAGATTGTTGAGaattgggaaagaaagaaaatacagAAATGGCTGGAAGGTTATTGATGAGTTCTATCacaatattctaattaaacaaGATGAAGAGAGTTTCAATCTTTTGAACTTTTACATGAACCGAAATGATATCAGTCAACCTAGAGAAAATGATGAGGAAGTCATGAGAGACAACGTAATTAGCGTCATTTTCGCTAGCGAAGACACAACAAGTACTGCACTTACTTGGTTCTTCTGGTTGGTCTCACAGAATCCAGAAGCTATCAGTAAAATCAGAGAAGAAATTAAAGTCAATGCAACGCCAAAAGACGCCAACAAGGGCGCTGAGGATCGTCCTCTTCTGTTCAATTTCGATGAGCTGAGCAAGCTTGTTTATCTGCATGCAGCTTTATGCGAATCCCTGAGGCTATTCCCCTCGATTCCTTATGAAACCAGGACGCCAACACAGCAAGACAAGCTTCCAAGTGGGCATAGAGTGAATGAGAAGACGATAGTGATAATTTGTACGTATGCAATAGGGAGAATGGAGACGGTGTGGGGTGAAGACTGCTGTGAATTCAAGCCGGAGAGATGGATAACAGACGAAGGAGGGATTAAACATGAGCCCTCTCACAAGTTTTTTGCCTTCAATACGAGGCCAAGAATATGCCCCGGCAAAGAAATTGCTTTCGTTGTAATGAAGGCCATTGCAGCTGctataatttttaactatgATATTCAAGTGCTAGAAAATTCCCCTGTGATTCCTAGTCTTAGTATCAGTTTACGCATGAAACATGGattaatggttaaaattaataggaaaTCGTATTGA